The segment CAGGGATGTATTCTCGCCGGAGAATCAGGATTAGGAAAGATATCTGTTCTGTTGGCATTTATATCTGCTATTTATTCGGATATAGAGAACTGCAGGGAGAAAGTTCTCATCGTATGCAAAAATCCTTTGGGTATAAATCATTGGATGTACCagatgaaagttttatttgcaaacACTGCTTTTCATGAGAATACTACGGTTATAGCACCTGGTGTATTGAACAAAGAACTGCTATCGAGCAATACATATCAATATATTGTCATAGATGCACGACATTCGATGCCACTGATGCATGATGAAATCAAGAAGCTTAATACAATTGCATGTAAAAGACGAGTTTTTATTACATCTGAAAATCCACGAGAGAATATTGAGGATCTCAGGAAGATTTTACCGTGCATTGACACAAAATGgcttaaattaataatgaaaagcGAAGATTCTCAGTTAATCATGTCTCAAAcagaaaaatttctccttgTGCTGCAAAGTACTGACTTTCAAAATGAGCTCCCTCttcgaaaagaaaaactttaccAGCAAGGCTACAATGAATggagtaaaattaaaatgcaacaAGAAATGGTATGTGATATACTAAGCCAAAAAAACCTTAACGTTTGTCAAAGGACCTGTGTTGAAGATCATCTCGATGTTCGGTTTTCTGCATCCTCGCTTGATTCGAACTCAGGAACTCCAGATCTAATTTTttcagaagaagaaatgaGTAAAACCTCAGAAAAAGTTTTGCCAAATAAGGTAGCTGTATCACAAAGCACGGAAGAAGAAGATATAATACCAGCGTCTCCTCTTGCTACACAACCACCTTTCCGTCGTCGTTATACACGACGGAGGATCATAAAACAAGATTTATTAATCAACTCTAAAGAAACTGAGAAACTGACACCAAATCTCTTTGACAGTTCTGAAGAAAGTGAAAccgaaaaggaaaaatttttgggcCAGAAACGTATTCTCAACACGAGTCCTCCTTTATTCAATGACTCACAGAAAGACTTTTTGTGTTCTCAGCCTCCCTCTCAGGGTAACTTATCTGCACCACCGCCAATTGCGAGCTTGAACCTTGAGGAAtcggaaatttttgaaataacgACAAATCCaactttttcacacaaaattcgGGTTTCATCGAAGAGagaaatttcctcattttcagCTTCTTCACAGATCCCTAAGACACCTGAGTGTGATCTAGTAGCAAGCAGTGAGACTAAATGGCGTAAGAGTTTGACAAAAATTGAGCAGGATAAATGTGAAACACCTAGAAGCAGCACAAAGTCGTCAGGATGGCTCTCAAAACATAGTCCCAAACGATATAATAATCAACGACTGACGCCTAGAAATCTCTCCATTACGTTTGAAgtgcgaaaaaaagaagaaaaaactcttaagGGAGCTTTTGGACACCCAATTCCTACACAGGAGCCTGAAGAtggttttccaaagaaaagacgacgcttgagagattttttcggGGAACTATCAGATGATGAAAactcctaaaaaaaatcactatttcctaataaattatgtatttatgctagtgaataaaaggaaattctagccaatgaaaatgcaactttatattttttaagaggtaaaacaaaacaaatttttgcgTAAAACATAAATGGtatatttttatagttttgTTTATGGACATACAATTGAGTTATTATGTACCTACTTACGAAAACTAAAAATGTAGAATAATATTAAAGTAATGGGAATTAAAATACACTGCGATATTAAACTGAGACAAAACAGGTGACACATCAGTTaagtttaatttatcaaataaaaccTTACAAGACCTAAATATtacctttgtttttttttttaaattgttttctgatttaattatttttctatttggaagtttattctaaattaatgtaaaactATTGATATTATACGATTGTGGtacaaattagtttttatttaagaaagatAACATGTTCTCCGATTGAacccatcaattttttttaaactttgttcCAAGAGATAAGTTTTTTCTGGTACATACTTAAGAGCTTTTAtcgtaattttattataagccagaattatttattattcacacTGAATAATGGTTAGaggtaataaattgaaagaattaaatttgaattttgagattGAGTTCATACTTCTTTCTGGAAAATTGACTTCTGTGATACTGCAAATCCTGAGCATTAGGATTCCAAGCCAGATACATGTAAAGAGTCATCAGGACATTCAATACCAAACGATCCAGTGTCAGAATATTCACTACCCAAAGAATGATTGTGATGCAGATGAAAGATGGGTGGCGTACATGTCCATATAAACGTCTTAATTCAATTGCTTTGTAGAGTAGCGGAGGGGCCAGATTATTTGCTTCATGGTAAATCTGTTTGGCTCCGAGAATTTCCAGCAAATCCATTATCAAGGAACCACCGTAGATGATAATCCAAGCGAATGCATGAATGAGAACGAAAAGCCACCACAAACGGGTGTCTCGTGCAACGTCCACTCGCCAAATAATTAACCCTGGAGCAGTAACCCAATATTTGATGAGCACCATTAATGTTGATGAGCTAATGAGACAGTAAATCGTCCGGTGGCAGGTGGATAATCCACGTCGGtgaaaaaatgtcttaatAGCTTCAGTCTTCATGAGACTGTGCGGCAAGATGAATAGAGTCAGTAGCAGAAGATCAGCCACAACTGTGCTTATAATTTCATGAGTTAGAGTGGCATTGTCCAGGAAGTTGTAAAACCACACCTTTTCAACTTTTACTTCCTGTGGCATAGAGAGAAATAGTACGAGTTTGTATATAGCTAGAAAAGTCGCTACACAGGAACCACCAGCcaggaaaaatggaaaaatcttatGTAGAGCACtcattttacacaaaataatttattccacTTTTCTGTTTACTTTCTGTTTTCGTATCCACACCAAAAATATAATCAGAACTGTCTTTTGTATACGCATCTTTTTGTATTATTCGGATCGTCACGTGACATAGCGATATTATTCAAGGgacataaattaaatacaataaatcAATATCGAAATGGATtggttttttaaaaaaatatctttttatttttaattaattattagtatttaaattcaaaataattgtgGATAAACCTCATGCAAGAGCagagaaaaatcatacaaatACTCATAAATAGTATTATGCTGAATGCTAAACCATGTAAAGTGAAATAAAGCCATTCAAAACATTTTCGAAGTaattcctaaaatttattttacgacACATAACAGAAGTAGGTTTATGAACAATAAATTAGATTAGGTGATTGTTATGCATTGTAGTAACACTACTTCCTTTCATAGCTATACTCATcttcctcatcatcatcatatCGTGCCGTCGTTGAAGTAGCTTGAGGTTGGTTGGAGTATGCATGTGGTCTCCTCTGCTGCAGAGatatattaatttcttctgGAGATCGGAAGACAGTATTATGAACCGAAGAAGATGGTGGTCGATAAGGCTGTGGTGGAGGGGATGTTACTTTGCGAATAGTttgaatctacaaaaaaaattatatatatatatattttttttatgaaataatttttagatcCTCTTATATTTTACTAAGGGTTGTCTTGAGTAATGAATCTGTTGTGGTGCTTCACGCTCTCGTTCAGGGAATACACGTTCATTGTAGTAATCCTGTCGTTCGTCCTGGTAGATTTCATCTGGGTAATATCGCTCCGAGTAGCGAAGGGTAACATTTGGACGGGTTTGGTGTTCCTCCATATTAATTGGCTTATATAGATATTCATTGACAAAGTGATATTTTGTCGATTGTTCGCAAATATTATCCGCAGAAGCAGGCATACAGATTAGGTGGACTTGATGGAATGTGAACCCCTCTGGGCAAATCCATGAGTGTCTGGCATTGTCCTGACAATAGTGGAAAACTTCACAACCTAGCGTTTCATCGGCGTAGTAACCGGTTAGACGTCCACTACATttaaatgatgatttttcaagTAGAAGCGATAGGCGATCAGGTTCTTCACTCTCTAGCTCTTCCTCCAAAAGTTTCTGCTTCTGTTTATCTagctttttataaattttctgttgCTGTTGTGACGGTGGATGTGGGTGTGGGTTGGGTTGTGGAGAGGTCCTCCTTTGCTGTTGTGCAGTATACAATAAATGCGGTGATTGTGTTACAGTCTGTTGAACTGGTTGTTGATGATCCTCAACTTCATCACTATAATCATATGGCCTCAAACGATATTGAATACTAGCTGGCGACGGAGACAAGTCAACGGTCTAACAAAAAATGTTAACATCATATAATTTacattaataaaaagtaataataacAATCATCACCTCTTCTTCCTCCTCAACTGTACTATCGTCGTCTGTTTCAACTTCTGGCAGTGAAAATTGCTGTTGACACTGCACCACAGAGGCCAAGATTAAGGTCGTCACAGCTCCATAAATCCAAATACTTTccatatgtttaaaaaatacatatatatcaAATTAGTAATCCATCACATATTCTTAGctaatttaataattacaataattgttacaacataaaaattttaagtcatactcatatgatttttaaattactcaTCTTGAAAACTCACAATCCTAATAccttcatcttctttttattgacacagtttttatttattaaatctctgcatcaactttaaaaataactcaAGCATAACACGACGCTATTGGAAAGTGATAACGCATAGTCAGGTGAATTTAGAGGTATATGCATGCATGTACTGTTGATTTTATTGGGCATTTGGAGATTCTTGTAATATCTTAGTTCTATTGAGTCACATTCGATTACTTAAAAAAACGCTATAATTTCAAATCTGACATGAACTTTGTGTAACGTATCAAGGAGCTAGCGGCTATCCGCAAgggcaaaatttttctttttggggtcaaAACGATAAAGACTTCTTATTTGGAAgttaatgtagaaaattaaataataataggacaaaaaatctttttttttttttgaaaataaaataaagtattcAACATTAtaaatacagtgggaccccagtacaacgaccacttggttgagctactctcgcgcattgaaaataatgagtgtgaagagtatatccgagtggtcgttgtactggggtcccactgtacaCAGTAGCTAgaaaactgaaattttaataattaattgattaatttcatCTTTGTAAAATGATCATGAACCTGAGATATCCTTATCTCTCAACGTAGATAAACTAGATTACTCTTAGTCACTCATTGTAGCAAGAGTGAGAGCTATCTCGCGAATCTGGCCGTTTTTCGCTTcgtttttgtattaaattgaaacataTCTTTTACTTTcactttttcttattatataCTAGCTCGCACTTCAAGTGCACGCAAGAAT is part of the Lutzomyia longipalpis isolate SR_M1_2022 chromosome 3, ASM2433408v1 genome and harbors:
- the LOC129793413 gene encoding nurim homolog gives rise to the protein MSALHKIFPFFLAGGSCVATFLAIYKLVLFLSMPQEVKVEKVWFYNFLDNATLTHEIISTVVADLLLLTLFILPHSLMKTEAIKTFFHRRGLSTCHRTIYCLISSSTLMVLIKYWVTAPGLIIWRVDVARDTRLWWLFVLIHAFAWIIIYGGSLIMDLLEILGAKQIYHEANNLAPPLLYKAIELRRLYGHVRHPSFICITIILWVVNILTLDRLVLNVLMTLYMYLAWNPNAQDLQYHRSQFSRKKYELNLKIQI
- the LOC129793404 gene encoding uncharacterized protein LOC129793404, which codes for MRIWIYGAVTTLILASVVQCQQQFSLPEVETDDDSTVEEEEETVDLSPSPASIQYRLRPYDYSDEVEDHQQPVQQTVTQSPHLLYTAQQQRRTSPQPNPHPHPPSQQQQKIYKKLDKQKQKLLEEELESEEPDRLSLLLEKSSFKCSGRLTGYYADETLGCEVFHYCQDNARHSWICPEGFTFHQVHLICMPASADNICEQSTKYHFVNEYLYKPINMEEHQTRPNVTLRYSERYYPDEIYQDERQDYYNERVFPEREREAPQQIHYSRQPLIQTIRKVTSPPPQPYRPPSSSVHNTVFRSPEEINISLQQRRPHAYSNQPQATSTTARYDDDEEDEYSYERK